The proteins below come from a single Ananas comosus cultivar F153 unplaced genomic scaffold, ASM154086v1, whole genome shotgun sequence genomic window:
- the LOC109705771 gene encoding proline-rich protein 36-like has translation MSCFRRHPPWTPPAAASSHRPQPAPPAACQPPLEAPAALCRRPECVGSVGRSRNHHRDPGVRRCRRGRLVPLSPPAATATAAVSRRPRRSPPTVRRPPRPTPATIERRRPPQEPSAAAFVLYGPNAGRLHSRASPPPTDASSATASTAGIVPDRPRPAPAAASPPATVGKHQTARELAAPYAVAAPPAALRRLTWSASEPHHLLHPSPAGPPAGIPPAANPSSPLT, from the coding sequence ATGTCGTGTTTCCGCCGCCATCCCCCGTggacgccgccggccgccgcgaGCTCCCACCGGCCCCAGCCCGCGCCACCAGCGGCCTGCCAGCCGCCTCTGGAGGCGCCAGCAGCCCTTTGCCGCCGTCCCGAGTGTGTGGGCTCGGTGGGTCGAAGCCGGAACCACCACAGGGACCCCGGCGTCCGCCGATGCCGCCGAGGCCGCCTCGTGCCGCTGTCACCCCCAGCCGCCACTGCCACGGCNGCCGTTTCCCGACGGCCGCGGAGGTCTCCGCCGACCGTCCGGCGACCACCGCGCCCGACCCCGGCCACTATCgagcgccgccggccgccgcaggAGCCCTCTGCCGCCGCCTTTGTGCTGTACGGGCCGAACGCGGGCCGCCTTCACTCCCGGGCATCGCCGCCACCCACCGACGCAAGCTCGGCCACCGCCTCGACCGCCGGCATCGTCCCCGACCGGCCCCGaccagccccggccgccgcgtcGCCGCCGGCAACTGTTGGAAAGCACCAAACCGCAAGGGAGTTGGCGGCTCCGTACGCCGTCGCCGCACCTCCGGCCGCCCTGCGCCGCCTGACGTGGAGTGCCTCGGAGCCCCACCACCTGCTGCACCCCTCCCCGGCCGGACCGCCTGCCGGAATACCGCCGGCGGCCAACCCTAGTTCCCCCCTCACT